The genomic DNA TTCGGACTCCGATTGCACCCGGGACCTCTCCAGCGTGGCCGTACGCGGCGACTGGATCGGTCAGGTCACCATCCTCGACGACGAGTGGGCGATCGGGGGCGGGTCGGTCAACGAGGGGCCCCCCGACACGATCAGCACCATGATCTTCACCGTGACGCTCGCGAAGCCCACCGACCGGCCCGTCACAGCGTTCTACAGCACCAGGGACGAGGGCTCTGCGACCGCAGGCGTCGATTACGTCGCCGCAACGGACGCGACACTCACCATCCCCGAGGGCCAGAGCGGGTCGATCGCGGTCCAGGTCACGGGCGACGCGGCACCGGAGGCCAACGAGACGTTCCTGGTGGTGCTGGGACGCCCCGGGAACGTGTCCTGCTGCGGGCCTCACGTCGCCCAGGGTGTCATCATCGACGACGACGTCGCCGCCAACGCCGGACCGGACCGGACGGTCGACACCGAGGAACCGGTCACGTTCACCGCGACGTCGGCGGGCGGGGGCGGGAACAAGACCTTCACCTGGGAGTTCGGCGACGGGTCCACCGCGTCCGGTCAGGAGGTCACGCACCGGTACGCCACCCCGGGCATCTACACGGTGGCCTTGACCGTGGTCGACGAGGCCAGCCAGGCCACGGCCACCGACACCGCACGGATCACGGTCGTGGACACCGGCGTGGTCGGCCGCTCCTCGGGCCCCTCACGGATCGAGACCGCCATCGCGGTCTCGCGTGAGCACTGGCCCCAGGCGCTCGATGTGGTGCTGGCGACGGCCTACAACTACCCGGACGCGCTCGCCGCCGGGGCGTTGGCCGCCGAGCTCGACGCCCCCCTGCTGCTGACCGAACAGGATCGGTTGCGCGAAGACATCCGCGCCGAGCTGAGCCGGCTGCGCACCGAGAAGGTGTGGATCATGGGCGGGACCGGGGCCGTCGCGCAGCAGGTCGAGGACGACCTGCGCGCAGCCGGGTACCGCGTCGAGCGCGTCAAGGGGCCGGAGCGCTTCGCCACCGCAGCGGACGCCGTCCGCCGCGTCGGACCGAGCGCGCAAGGCGAGGTCGTGATCGCCCTCGGGTCGCACGCCGACGAGAACCGCGCCTGGCCCGACGCCCTGTCAGCCGGGTCGTTCGCGGCGCTGGCGGATCCGATCCCGACCCTACTGACGGCGAGCGACGTCCTGCCGGCCCCGACCGCGCGGGCGCTGGCGGACATGAACGTCCAGAGGGTCTTCCTCCTCGGCGGTGAGGCCGCGATCTCCCGCTCGGTGGAGGATGGCCTGCGCGGGTCGGGGTACCAGGTCCAACGGGTCGGCGGAGCCAACCGCTTCGAGACCTCGGCGATGGTGGCGGCGGTGGTGCTCCCGCGGATGCCGGCCGGGCAGGTCCACGGGGTGTACGCCACGGGCGCGAACTACCCGGACGGTCTCAGCGGCGGAGCGCTCGCCGCGCGGATGAGCGGACCGGTGCTGCTGGTCCCGCCTGACACGCTCGCCGGAGCGCCCGCCGTCGCCGACCTGATCCGCGCCCACGCCAACCGCTTCGACCTCGGGACGGTCGTCGGCGGCGCCGCTGTGGTGGCCGAGCCCGTCCGCGGGGAGCTGCAGGCTGGGATGCGAGCAAGCTAACAGGCGTCCAGGCCAGGCTCCTCCGGGCCAGGGTCCAGACCAGGGTCCAGACCAGCGGTCCGGGCCAGGGGTCCAGACCAGGGGGCCAGACCTGGGGTCGGCCAGGGGTCCAGGCGGAGCGGTGCCGTCTGTGGCGGTGCTGTCAAGACCTATACTCCCCGCCGTGCGCTCCCTCCTCGGCAACCTCCGCGATCTGTGGCACGCCCGGCAGCTCCTCCGGCAACTGGTCCAGAAGGAGCTCAAGGTCCGTTACAAGCACTCGGCGCTGGGGTTCCTGTGGTCGCTGATCACCCCCATCTTGATGACGGTGGTGTTCACCGCCGTGTTCGCGATCATCATCAAGATCCAGGTCGAGGACTTCGCGGCGTTCTTCGTCGCTGGGTACCTGGTGTGGTCGTTCTTCCAGAACGCGGTGCAGAACTCGGTGCAGGCGATCACCGGGAACGGGGCGCTGATCCGGAAGGTGTACTTCCCCCGGGAGGTACTGCCGCTGTCCAACGTGGTCGCCCAGGGGGTGCACTTCCTGTTGGCGCTCCTGGCGATCAGCCCCTACCTGGTGTGGACGCGTGGCCTGGGCGTCGTCGTGTACCTACCGGCGGTCGTCTTGGGGATCGTCCTGATCGGGGTCTTCGCCAGCGGGCTGGCGATGCTGTTCGCCGCAGCGAACGTGTCGTTCCGTGACCTGCAGGAGCTCGTCGTCGTGATCTTCCTGGTCTGGTTCTACCTCACGCCGATCATCTACCCCCTGCAGATGGTCATCGACGTGGCCGGCGACAGCGCGGTCGGTGCTGTCGCCCTGCAGGTCATCCGGGCGAACCCGCTGACGTGGTTCGTGGAGCTGTTCCGTTACCCGCTGTACGGCATCGTGCGCACCATGGGCGAGAACGCATCGTCGACCCTGCCCGTGTGGCCCAGCGTCGAGCTGATCCTCGCCACCACGTCGGTGGCGCTGGTGAGCTTCCTCGCCGGCTACATGGTGTTCCACCGCAACGCGCTCACCTTCGCCAAGGAGGTGTGAGCGCCGTGCTCGACCAGCTGCGTGACCTGATCCGCCCGGAGCGTGCCAACGGCACCGGTCCGGCGATCGTGGTGGAGAACCTGACCGAGACCTTCCGCCTGTACCAAGAGCAGCCCAGCGGGTTGAAAGAGCGGCTCACGACCCTGAAGCGGGCGAACTACTCCGAGTTCGAGGCGCTGAGCGACGTGTCGTTCACCGTGGAGCACGGCGAGAGCGTCGGCGTGATCGGCCACAACGGGTCGGGGAAGTCGACCCTGCTGAAGGTGCTCGCCCGGATCCTGCCGGCCGACCGGGGACGGGTCGAGATCAACGGTCGGGTGGCATCCCTGCTGGAACTCGGCGCCGGCTTCCACGGCGACCTGACGGGACGGGAGAACATCTACCTCAACGGGGCCATCCTGGGGCTGGCCAACGAGGACATCGACCGGCAGTTCGATGCGATCGTCGACTTCGCGGGCGTCCGCGGCTTCATCGACCAGCCGGTGCGCAACTACTCGAGTGGGATGTACGTCCGGCTCGGCTTCGCGATCGCCGTGCATGTCGACCCCGACGTCCTGCTGGTCGACGAGGTCCTGTCGGTCGGGGACGCGTTCTTCCAGACCAAGTCGCTGGAGCGGATGGCGAGCTTCCGCGAGCGCGGCAAGACGGTGTTCTTCGTCAGCCACGACCTGAACGCCATCGAGGAGCTCTGCCCGCGGGTCCTGGTCCTCGACCACGGCGAGCTGGTCTTCGACGGGTCCACCCGCGAAGGGGTGCAGCAGTACGCCCAGATCATGGGCACCGTCAGCGAGGACGAGGGCGACGGCTCGGGCCGGGTGGGGACCGGCCACGTCCGCATCGCCGCGGCGCGGCTGCTCGACGCCGACGGTCAGGTCGTGAACAAGGTCCCCCCCTCCAAGACCCTCGCGCTACGGCTAGATCTGCGTGCGGAGCAGGACGTCGAGGCGTGCAGCGCCGGCGCCACCTTCGAGACGGGCGACGGGCGGCGCCTCTACGAGGTCCACTCCACCTGGCAGGGGCTGGGCGTCGGTCCGCTCGCCGCGGGGGACACCGCGGTGCTGGAGATCCGGTTCACCGCTCACGTCCTCGCCGGCCACTACCGCATCAGCCCGACGGTCACCGACCCCACGGGGCGGACCGGCTACGACGTGCTGCCGCGCCCTGTCACGTTCGAGGTCACGCCGGCACCGGGCGGGTCCGGCCTGGTCGACTTCGTGGCCGCCACCCGCGTCGTCGAAGGGCCGTCGGTCGACCTCAGCAGCTGACGCGATGCGGGTCGCGGCCATCGTGGTCAACTGGAACGGGGCTCTGCAGCTGATCGCCTGCCTCGACGCGCTGGTCGCCCAGGATCACGACGACCTCGAGATCTGGGTGGTGGACAACGCCAGCACCGACGGTTCACGGGACCTGCTCGAGCGCTACGCCGCGGAGCGCACCGCGATCGCGGCCACGCGACCAGGCCAGCCACCGCTCCGCGTGCTGTGGAACGAGACCAACCGGGGGTACGCCGGCGCGGTGAACGACGCGCTGGCCCGCACCGACGCGACCGCGGTCGCCGTGGCCAACTTCGACGTGCAGCCCCGCCCCGACTACCTCTCGACCGCGGTGAGCGCCCTCCTCGCCGACGACCGCCGCGGCGCCGTGCAGGGCAAGCTGCTCCGGCCGGGGCGGGGCGCGGACGGCTCGGACGTGATCGACACCACCGGCCACGTCGCGTTCCGCACCCGGCTGTTCCGCAACCGCGGGGAGGGCCAGACCGACGCCGGCCAGTGGGATGAGCCCGGTGAGGTGTTCGGCGTGTCCGGAGCCCTCGCGCTGTACCGGCGAGCGATGCTCGACGACGTGGCGGTCGACGTCGACGGGCGGTGCGAGATCCTCGACGAGGACCTGTTCGCGTTCTTCGAGGACATTGACCTCGACTGGCGCGCCCGGATGCGCGGCTGGATGGCGTGGTACGAGCCGCGCGCGGTCGCCCAGCACCAGCGGGGCGGTGCCGGACCTCGTCGCACGGCGCACGTCGAGCAGTTGAACTTCCAGAACCGGCTACTGACCCTGATCAAGTGCGACAGTCCCTCGCGTTTCGTGCGCCACCTCCCCGGCTTCGCGGTCACGACGGTGCTCAAGGCCGGGGAGCTGCTGCTGACCGTCCCCCGTGCGTTCTTCGCGACGTTCAGCGCCGTCAGGCTCGTCCCGCGGATGCTCCGCAAGCGGCGGCTGGTCCACGCGGCCGCCACCGTCCCCAGCCGCCAGGTCGTGGACCGCTGGTTCGATCCGTTCGACTACCGCGATTGGGTGCGGGCCTGGTGGCATCGGGTGCGCGCCGAACGCCACCGATCACGGCGCTGACCGACCGCGCCGAAGCACGACTGCTCGCCCCGCCGTTCACCCGGCGGGCGACGGCTCCGTCTCGGCCGGTTGGGTCGCCCCCGGGGTCGGCGACTCATCCGGCGTCGCATCGTCCGGCGTTGCGTCGTCCGGCGTCGGCGGAGACGCTGTCTGCTGCGGCGTGGCCCCGTCGTCCTCGAACGACAGCACGTCGTCCGGGTACCCGGCGATCGCCGCCTCCGGGGCGCGGCCGTGCGTCCCGAAGTTCTCGATCAGGAACTTGTCGAGGGCCTGCTCCTCGAAGCGGTCGCAGTCCATCGAAACCGTCCACGCCCGGACCGCGAGCGCCTTGTTGCTGCTCTGGAACGGCCCCTCCCAGGGCGCCACGATGATGCCCGTCCCGCCCTCACCCTGGAAGCCGGCGCGGTTGCGTGCGCTGGCCCAGTCCTTCAGGGCCGAGACCTGCTCGTCGGGGAGCGCCTCCGGGCGGTACCACACCACGACCGCGCCGTGCTCCAGGTTGTGGGTCGTGCGTCGCTCGTCGACCGGCTCGTCGTAGGTGGCGACCCGCGCCGTGATGGCGAAGTGGCGCCCGCTGTCGGTCGGACGCACCGCGTAGAGCTGCTCGGCTGGCGGCGCCGGCTCGTCCAGGTGCTGGGTGCTCGGAGCGGGCGGGATCTCCACCGCCTCGCAGCCGGCCGCGTCCTGCGCGGCCTGGGCTGCCGCAGGCGAGATCGTGACGCCGGTCGGAGCCGGTGGCTCACGTGTGAAAACCAGCAACGCCGCGACCCCCGCCACGACAGCGATCGTGACCACGACGGTGACGATCCGCCGCCGGCGCTCCTCGCGGGCTGCCGCCGCCTCGCGTTCCCGGCGCTCGGCGCGGGCGCGTTCCCGCCGTTCGCGCTTGGTCGGACGCTCCCGGTCAGCCACTGAACGTCCCTCGCCATCGGACGCCGCGGCACTCTAGCCACCCCGTTCAGCGACCCGAAGGCGGTCGCGCCGGGGTACGCCGATCGAGCCAGCCCAGGTCAGGCTGCGCCCCGCTCCGCCCACCGCGTGGTACAAGCGCCCGGTAGCCGACCGGTGGAGGCCAGATGTTGGACTACTTCCGGCTCGAAGAGCGGCGCACGGACGTGCGCACCGAGGTGGTGGCGGGCGTCACCACCTTCATGACGATGGCCTACATCTTGTTCGTCAACCCGGCGATCCTGGGGCTGGAAGGCGCCGGCCTGGAGTTCGGTGCGGTCCTGTCGGTCACGGCGCTGGTGGCGGGCGTCATGACGATCGCCATGGGCATCGTCAGCAACTACCCGTTCGCGATCGCCAGCGGCCTCGGCCTCAACGCCGTCGTGGCCTTCCAGCTGGTCGGGGCTGAGGGGCTGACCTTCCCCGAGGCCATGGGGGTGGTGGTCACCGAGGGGGCGATCATCACCGTGCTCGTCCTGACCGGTTTCCGCGAAGCGGTGCTCGAGGCGATCCCCCTGGAGCTGAAGAAGGCGATCGGGGCGGGCATCGGCCTGTTCATCGCCATCATCGGGTTCGCCAACTCCGGGATCGTGATCCCCGGCCCGGGCGGTGGCGGCCCGGTCCTGATGCGAGGAGCCTTCGATTCCGCACGCATCGCGGTGTTCGTGAGCGGCTTCCTGATCACCGCCGTCCTGGTCGCGCGCCGGATCAAGGGGTCGCTGCTGATCGGGATCGTGCTGACCACGATCCTCGCCATGGTCGTCAACGCCGCTGCCGGCGGGGCGCTGTGGCAGGACGTCGGCGCGGGAGTCGCCCGCTTGCCGCAGGAGGTGATCGACGCTCCGGACTTCTCGCTGCTGGGTCAGTTCTCGTTCGGCTACTGGGCCAAGCTCGGGGCGCTGTCGGCGGTCCTGGCGGTGTTCACCCTGATGCTGGCCGATTTCTTCGACACGATGGGGACCGCGATCGCGCTCGGCAACGAAGGCGGCTTCCTCACGCCACGCGGACGGCTGCCCGGCATGAACCGTGTCCTGTTGGTGGACTCGCTGGCAGCTGCCGTCGGCGGGGCGGCGTCCGCCTCGAGCGCCACCACGTACATCGAATCGGCGAGCGGGATCGAGGAGGGCGGCCGGACGGGGCTGACCAGCGTCGTGATCGGTGTGTTGTTCCTCGGGGCGATCTTCTTCAGTCCGCTGGCGGGGATCATCCCGCCCGAGGCGACCGCACCGGCCCTCATCCTGGTCGGGTTCTTCATGATCTCGGTGGTCCGCGACCTGCCGTGGGACGACTACGCCACGGCGATCCCCGCCTTCCTCACCATGGTGGTGATGCCGTTCAACTTCTCCATCACCGACGGGATCGGTTGGGGGTTCGTGTCGTACACGGTGATCAAGGTCGCGACCGGACGCGTCGGTGAGGTGCACTGGATGATGGCCGCCTCGAGCGTGGCGTTCCTGCTGTACTTCGGGATCGACCCGATCAGGCGCTTGGTGCTGGGCGGCTGAGGTCAGCGGACCCCGCGACGGAACAGGTCCTCGTCCGCCGGTCGCAGCAGCTGTCGGGCGGAGCCGTCCGGGTCGCGCTCAACGGCCGCGCCGCGGATCACCACGAACGGCACACCACCGGCCTTGCGTCGCGCCAGGTCGGCAGCGGCGGCGAGCTCGTCGGCCACCGCCACAACGGTCACCTCGAGGCGTCGACCGTGGCGGTCGAGCCCACCGCGCTCATCACGCAGCGGGGCGATCCCGGCCACGCCGATGGCCACGTCGGTCTGGCCCAGCCGCCACGGGCGGCCGAACGTGTCGGAGATGACCACGCCGACCTCGACGCCGCCACGTTCGCGCAGTGCTGCGGCCAGACGACGCGCTGACGCGTCCGGATCGGTGGGCAGCAGCGACAGCATCCCCGGGGGGACGTTGGACGCATCCACCCCTGCGTTGGCGCACACGAACCCGTGCTCGGTCTCGGTGATCAGCACGTCGGCGGCCTCCGCCACGATCCGCGCCGCCTGTTCCCGGGCGATCCTGCGGCGGGCGTGGATCGGGTCCTCACCGACGGCGAGCGTCACCAACGCACCTTCGGCCTTGCTGACGACCTTCTGCGCCACGCACAGCACGTCGCCGTCGGCGAGGGTCCAGCCACCGGCGTGACAGGCGGAGACGACCAGCGCCGCGAGGTCGTCGCCTGGCCGGACCTCGGGCACGTCCGGCAGGGCAGCGACCTGGATCATCGCAGCGACCTCGCCAGTTCCAGCGTCGTCTGCGCCAGCGCGGTCGCCACGGCGACGTCGTCCATCAACGTGTCGGTGACCTCCACCGCGACGCCCAGGTCCTCGATGGCGCCCGCGAGGTCGCGGTCGGCCTCGTCGATCACCCACCCGTCCAGGAGCTGCCCGTACCAGGCGGCGACCCCGTGTGCTGACACGTCCGCACCGACGGCCGGGAGCAGCCGGTCGGCCATGCCGCGCACCACCGCGCCGCCCACGACCGGGGAGACCCCGACCACCGGCGCGTCGGTCGCCTCCAGCGCATCCCGGATGCCGGGCACGGCCAGGATCGTCCCGATCGACACGACCGGGTTCGAGGGGGAGATCACGACGGCGTCGGCGTCGCGGATGGCGTCGGTGACGCCGGGGGCCGGGCGGGCCTTCTCGGCGCCGGCCAGGGACACCTCGACGACGTGGTCCGCGGCGTGGTCGCGGACCCAGTACTCCTGGAAGTGCACGCACCGCCCGTCGGCGGTGCGCACCCGGGTGGCGACCGGATCATCGGTGGCCGGCAGGAGCCGCACGTCGAGGTTCCACGCGGTCGCGATCGCGGCCGTCACCGCCGACAACGGGCGTCCTTGCCGCAACCAGTGCGTGCGGACCAGGTGCGTGCCGAGGTCGTGGTCACCGAGCGTGAACCAGGTCGGCTCCCCGTAGCGGGCGACCTCCTGGGACACGTGGAACGTCTCGTTGGCGCGTCCCCAGCCCTGCTCGGGGTCGACCACCCCGGCGAGGGTGTAGGTGAGCGTGTCCAGGTCGGGGCTGACGTGCAGGCCGTGCAGTTGTATGTCGTCGCCGACGTTGACGATCACCGTGATGTCACGCGGCTCGGCGACGCGCACCAGCCCGCGGAGGAACCGCGCCGCGCCGACGCCGCCGGCCAGGATCGCGTACACCACCACCTCCACGTGACGAGGGACCGCCGAGGCTGGGAGGATAGGGGCGTGAACCGACGCCAGGTGCTGCGCTGCCTCGCCGCTGTTCTCGGCGCGGTCGCCACGGGCGGCTGCACCGGCCGCAGCGACCGTGAACCGGCGCTGGACGTCGAACCGGTCTCCGACCCGCCGCCGGTCACAGGTGACCCGGCGGCGTCACCTCCCCGCACACCGGAGCAGCCACCGCTCGAGGAGCGCACCGCCACGCCCGCGGCCGCCCCCGTGGCGGTGCGCTCGGTCGTGTGCCGGGCGGACTGGGCAGCGTCGGCCCCGACCGGCCCCTACCGCCGCCACACGATCGAGCGTCTCACCGTCCACCACACGGCGGTCGTGAACGACGACCCATCGCGTCAACCCGACCTTCTCCGCCGACACCAACGGAACCACCAAGCACGCGGCTTCGTCGACCTCGCCTACCACCTGGTGATCGCCGGTGACGGAACCGTCTACGAGGGTCGGGCCGTCACCGCGGTGGGGGAGACCTTCACCGACTACGACCCGGCAGGGCACTTCCTTCCGTGCCTGGAGGGCAACTTCGACCGCCAGGAGCCCTCCGGCGCACAGCTGGCGGCGCTGGCCGACGTGCTGGCGTGGGCCGCGGTCACCTTCGGCGTGCCGCCCGAGACGATCCGCGGGCACCGCAGCTTCGCCGCGACCCGCTGTCCCGGCGATGCGTTGCAGCGGCTGGTCGACGACGGCAGCCTCGAACGTTGGGTCACCGAGCGGATCGCTGCGGGTGGCGTGCGTCTCGAGCTGACCTGCGGCGGAGCGCTCGCGGTCACCTGAAGCCGTCCCCGCCGCAGCGCGGTGAGCGCCGGATCCGGGGAGCGAGCGCCCGTCCCTGTCTAGTCTGGGGTTGGACACCGAGGAAGGGGCTGCGGTGACCATCTGGGGCTACCTGGAGCGCCGCTGGGAAACCGTCCTGGAACTGACGATCGAGCACGTCGTCCTCGTCGCGGTCTCCGTGGCCATCGCCGTGGTGATCGGCGTGTTCCTCGCCACTCTCGTCCACCGCAACAACCGCGCGACCGCGTTGCTCCTCAACGTCACCAACGGTCTGTTCACCATCCCGGCCCTCGCCTACTTCACCGTCCTGGTGGCCCTGGTCGGCCTCGGCTGGGCCCCGAGCATCATCGTCCTGGCCATCTACGCCCTGCTCCCGATCGTGCGCAACACGGTGACGGGGCTACGCGAAGTGAACCCGGCGATCGTGAAGGCCGCGACGGGCATGGGCATGGGACGGATCCAGCTCGTCACCCGGATCCAGCTCCCGCTCGCCTGGCCGGTGATCCTCGGCGGCATCCGCGTCGGGGCCGTGCTCACGGTCGGCATCGCGGCGGTCGCTGCCTACATCAGCGGACCGGGGCTCGGACGGGAGATCTTCGGCGGCCTCTCGTCGCTGCGCTCGGCCCGCGCCGTGCCCCAGGCGGTGGTCGGCACGGTCGGGATCATCGTCGTCGCCCTGCTGATCGACGCCTTCCTGGTCGTCGTCGGCAAGCTCACCACCGCCAAGGAGATCCGATGACCGAGACCGCGACTGCTGCGAGTGAGCCGATGATCACGCTCGACTCGCTCACCAAGCGCTACCCGCAACAGCAGGTCCCCGCCGTTGACCACTTCGACCTGGAGGTCCCCGAAGGCGAGATCGTCGTCCTCGTCGGTCCCTCTGGGTGCGGGAAGACGACCACCCTGGAGATGATCAACCGCCTCATCGAGCCGACGTCCGGTCGGATCATCCTCGAGGGCGAGGACGTCACGCACGTGAACGTCGATCGGCTCCGCCGGCGCATCGGCTACGTCATCCAGCAGATCGGGCTGTTCCCGCACCGCACCATCGCGCAGAACATCGCGACGGTCCCTCAGCTCGTCGGGTGGGACAGGCAGCGCATCTCCGCGCGCGTCGATGAGCTGCTCGAGCTCGTCGGCCTCGATCCGGCGATCTACCGCGATCGGTACCCGAAGGAGCTGTCCGGTGGGCAACGCCAGCGGGTCGGCGTCGCCCGCGCGATGGCGAGCGATCCACCGGTCATGCTCATGGACGAGCCGTTCGGCGCGACCGATCCCATCACCCGCGAGCGACTCCAGAACGAGTTCCTGCGCATCCAGCAGGACATCAGCAAGACGATCGTGTTCGTCACCCACGACATCGACGAGGCGATCAAGATGGGCGACCGCATCGCCATCCTCCAAGAGGGCGCCCGCATCGCCCAGTACGACACGCCAGAGAACATCCTCAGCGACCCGGCGAACGAGTTCGTCGAGGAGTTCCTCGGCTCGGGCATCGTGCTGAAACGCCTGAACCTCGCCTGCGTCGGTGACGTGCGGCTGTCGGACACGTGGCCGACGGTGGGCATCGGGACGGACCGTGAGGCGGTTCGACGGACGATGGTGGAGGCCGACGAGGGGCACGTCCTGCTCCTCGACGAGGTGCAGCGGCCACGCCGCTGGCTCCGCGCACGCGACGTCGACAGCGACCGTCCGCTGGAAGAGGCCGGCATCCCGGTCGAGACCGTGCTCCGCCCCGACGTCACGCTCTCCGACGCGTTGCAGGAGATGCTCACCAGTGCGGTGGGCGTGGCGGTGATCGTCGACCGGGACGGCGGCTACCTCGGAACGCTCGACCTCGAGATCATCAACCAGGCGATCAGCAACATGCGCGAAGCGGCGCGTGAACGCGACCGCGAGGAGGTGCGCGCAACCGTTCGACCAACGAGCGAGGAGGCGTCGACCGCCGAGACGACCACGTGAGCGTCCTGGATGGCCAGGCACCGCCCGACGAGCAGGTCGGGCCGGTCGAGGACGTGCGCGACCGCGGCGCGTTCCTCCCCAAGTGGGCCCGGTACCTCGTGACACCCGGCGTCGTCACCGCCAGCTTCCTCGCCCTGTACCTGTACATGAGCGCCCGCGACCTCGGCGGCATCGAACGGCGCGTGCTCACCTACCCGGTGATCAGGGCGCGCACGATCGAGCACATCGACATCTCGTTCTGGGCGACCGTGATCGTGCTGTCGTTGGCGATCCCGACCGGGATCATGCTCACCCGCCCGTGGGCGCGCCGGGTCACACCGCTGTTCGTGGGACTCGCGAACATCGGACAGGGTGTGCCCTCGATCGGGACGTTCGTCCTGGTCTTCCTGATCCTCACCCGCAGGGGGCGGTACGCCGCCATCATCGGGCTGGCGATCTACGCCTTCCTCCCGGTGCTCCGCGGGACGATGGTCGGCCTCCAGCAGGTGCCGTGGGAGGTCATCAAGGCGGGGCGCGGCATGGGTTTGAACCGGATGCAGGTCCTGCGCCAGATCGAGCTGCCGCTTAGCGTCCCGATCCTGCTGACCGGCGTCCGCACCGCGCTCGTGCTGACGGTGAGCACCGCGCCCCTGGCCGCCTTCGTCCAGGGCGGTACGCTCGGTGCGATCATCATCACCGGCTTCGCCCAGAGCCGCTTCACGCTGGTGGTCACCGGCAGCGTCCTGGCAGCCGGGCTCGCGCTTCTGGCAGACTGGGCCGGCGGCATCGCCGAGGACCAGCTACGACCGCGCGGCCTATGAGACCATGATGTCCAGCAGCGCAGCGTCGCCCCAGGCGTCATCGAACCATCAGTCACCGATCGAGGAGAAGACGTGCACTTCGACCTGTCCAGGTACACGATGAGAGTCACCGCGCTGCTCGCGGCGCTGGCCCTCGCGCTCGCGGCGTGCGGGGACGGCGACGGGGTCACCGGTGACGGTGACGGCGACGGCGCCGCGCCGGACAACCTCATCTCGGAGAACTACGACCTGTCCGACGTGAACATCCGTTTCGGCTCGAAGGACTTCACCGAGCAGCTGGTCCTCGGCCAGATCGCCGCGAAAGCCCTCGAGGCGGCCGGGGCGTCGGTCAACCTCACGGAGAACCTCGCCAGCCCCGACGGGCCGCGCAACGCGCTCCTCGCCGGCGAGATCGACGCGGCGTGGGAGTACACCGGGACCGCGTGGATCAACTACCTCGGCAACGAGGAGCCGATCGAGGACCCGATCGAGCAGTGGGAGGCGGTGAAGCAGCAGGACCTCGAGGAGAACAACGTCTTCTGGACCGAACCGGCTCCCTTCGACGACACCTACGGCTTCGCGTACCCGCGTGATGCGGTGGACGAGTTCGGGATCGAGACGGTCTCCGAGCTCGCCGAGTTCGTGCAGGCCAACCCCGACCAGGCGAGCCTCTGCGTCGACCCGACCTTCGCCTCCCGCGAGGACGGGCTACCACGCGTTGAGGAGGTCTAC from Actinomycetota bacterium includes the following:
- a CDS encoding glycine/betaine ABC transporter substrate-binding protein gives rise to the protein MHFDLSRYTMRVTALLAALALALAACGDGDGVTGDGDGDGAAPDNLISENYDLSDVNIRFGSKDFTEQLVLGQIAAKALEAAGASVNLTENLASPDGPRNALLAGEIDAAWEYTGTAWINYLGNEEPIEDPIEQWEAVKQQDLEENNVFWTEPAPFDDTYGFAYPRDAVDEFGIETVSELAEFVQANPDQASLCVDPTFASREDGLPRVEEVYGFQWPRNQLHQSDFGVIYDSVARQNPCNFAEIFTTDGRIGALDLLVLEDDKNAFISYLSAVMMMEDFANEHPDLAGLFEEIGAPITEDVMIDLNERVDVGGEFPEDVAEQYLREQGFIR